A genomic segment from Corylus avellana chromosome ca5, CavTom2PMs-1.0 encodes:
- the LOC132180906 gene encoding U-box domain-containing protein 4 — protein MECAAESHSPDANPDGDSGLQRPHSSSSAVKRALKLIQSGDSDCRLEAAREIRRLTKSSQRCRRQLAQAVNPLVAMLRAGSPESHEAALLALLNLAVKDEQNKISIVEAGALEPIISFLKSEDLNLQEYAAASMLTLSASTINKPIISASGAVPLLVEILRHGSPQAKADAVMALSNLSTHPDNNLQVILETEPIPSIVHLLKSCKKHSKTAEKCSALIESLVGFDEGRTALTSEEGGVLAVVEVLENGSIQSREHAVGALLTMCQSDRCKYREPILREGVIPGLLELTVQGTPKSQSKAQRLLQLLRDSPYPRSELQPDTLENIVCNIISQIDGDEQSGKAKKMLADMVQVSMEQSLRHLQQRALVCTPTDLPIATCTSEVSSKRLF, from the exons ATGGAGTGCGCCGCCGAGAGCCACAGCCCCGACGCCAACCCCGACGGCGACAGCGGGCTGCAGCGACCGCACTCCTCGTCCTCGGCCGTCAAGCGCGCGCTCAAGCTCATCCAATCCGGCGACTCCGATTGCAGGCTGGAGGCGGCGCGCGAGATCCGGCGGCTGACGAAGAGCTCGCAGCGGTGTCGGCGCCAGCTCGCCCAAGCCGTGAATCCGCTGGTCGCCATGCTCCGAGCCGGCTCCCCCGAGTCCCACGAGGCCGCCCTCCTTGCGCTCCTCAACCTCGCCGTCAAAGACGAACA GAATAAGATCAGCATTGTGGAAGCTGGTGCGTTGGAACCCATAATTAGTTTCCTCAAGTCAGAGGATTTAAACCTACAGGAGTATGCAGCTGCATCTATGCTTACTCTGTCTGCTTCAACCATCAACAAGCCAATTATAAGTGCTTCTGGTGCCGTTCCTCTCCTTGTAGAAATTCTTAGACATGGAAGCCCACAAGCCAAGGCTGATGCTGTAATGGCCCTTTCCAATCTGTCAACACACCCTGATAATAATCTTCAGGTCATTCTTGAAACAGAACCAATCCCTTCAATAGTTCATTTGCTCAAAAGCTGCAAAAAACATTCAAAAACCGCCGAAAAATGCAGTGCTCTCATAGAATCTTTAGTGGGTTTCGATGAGGGCAGAACAGCCTTGACATCTGAAGAAGGTGGAGTACTTGCGGTTGTGGAGGTGCTTGAAAATGGGTCTATCCAAAGTCGGGAGCATGCGGTTGGAGCATTACTGACAATGTGTCAAAGCGACCGATGTAAATATAGGGAACCAATTCTTAGAGAAGGTGTAATACCTGGACTTCTTGAGCTCACTGTTCAAGGAACACCCAAGTCCCAGTCTAAAGCACAAAGGCTCTTGCAGTTACTGAGAGACTCTCCTTATCCAAGATCTGAGCTTCAACCTGACACACTGGAGAATATAGTGTGCAACATTATCTCTCAGATTGATGGAGATGAACAATCAGGTAAAGCAAAGAAGATGCTGGCTGACATGGTGCAAGTTAGCATGGAGCAGAGCTTGAGACATTTGCAGCAAAGGGCTCTTGTATGCACGCCAACTGATCTGCCTATTGCTACTTGTACTTCTGAAGTTTCTTCAAAGCGATTGTTTTAG
- the LOC132182118 gene encoding probable aquaporin NIP-type encodes MGIEEQEISKLEEGVGTSTTAKTSGDAAFCSSASVVTITQKLIAEVIGTYFVIFAGCGAVAVNKIYGSVTFPGVCVTWGLIVTVMIYSVGHISGAHFNPAVTISFAIFGRFHYKEVPLYIAAQLMGSILASGTLALVFDVTPDAYFGTVPVGSNIQALVLEIISSFLLMFVISGVATDSRAISEVAGIAVGMTILLNVFIAGPVSGASMNPARSIGPAVIKHVYKGLWVYIVGPIIGTIAGAFAYNLIRSTDKPLQDLVQNGSFLRGSTTK; translated from the exons ATGGGCATAGAAGAGCAAGAAATTTCAAAGCTTGAAGAAGGTGTTGGCACATCCACCACAGCCAAAACCAGTGGGGATGCTGCCTTTTGTTCATCAGCTTCAGTAGTAACCATCAcacaaaag TTGATTGCAGAAGTGATTGGCACATATTTTGTGATATTTGCTGGCTGTGGCGCAGTCGCTGTCAATAAGATCTATGGGTCCGTCACATTTCCGGGCGTATGTGTGACATGGGGTTTGATAGTCACCGTCATGATTTATTCTGTTGGTCATATTTCTGGGGCTCACTTTAATCCGGCGGTGACCATTTCTTTCGCCATCTTTGGTCGCTTCCATTACAAGGAG GTTCCTCTGTACATAGCTGCTCAGCTAATGGGATCAATTCTTGCTAGTGGCACATTGGCTCTGGTGTTTGATGTGACCCCTGATGCTTACTTTGGCACTGTGCCTGTTGGATCCAACATCCAAGCCTTAGTTCTGGAAATTATCAGCTCCTTCCTTCTCATGTTTGTCATCTCGGGCGTTGCCACAGATAGTAGAGCA aTAAGTGAAGTAGCAGGGATTGCTGTGGGCATGACTATATTATTAAACGTCTTCATTGCTGG GCCGGTTTCTGGAGCTTCAATGAACCCGGCAAGGAGCATAGGGCCGGCTGTTATAAAGCATGTGTACAAAGGATTGTGGGTGTATATAGTAGGGCCAATTATTGGAACAATTGCTGGAGCATTTGCCTATAATCTCATAAGATCCACAGACAAACCACTTCAAGACTTGGTCCAGAATGGATCATTCCTCAGAGGTAGTACAACTAAATAA